A single region of the Pseudomonas sp. VD-NE ins genome encodes:
- a CDS encoding DoxX family protein, with amino-acid sequence MSSLINKVLFTRAGYGLTILRIAVGVIFAAHGSQKLFGLFGGYGLAGTAQYMDSIGLHPGYLMATLAGGTEFFAGLALIIGLLVRPAALGLTFLSLVAIFTVHISNGLFMANNGYEFALALLGGSLAVLIEGAGKLSVDRAIAG; translated from the coding sequence ATGAGCTCTCTGATCAACAAAGTACTGTTCACCCGCGCCGGCTACGGTCTGACCATCCTGCGCATCGCTGTCGGCGTGATCTTCGCTGCCCACGGTTCGCAAAAACTTTTCGGTCTGTTTGGTGGCTACGGTCTGGCGGGCACCGCGCAGTACATGGACAGCATCGGTCTGCACCCGGGTTACCTGATGGCGACGCTGGCTGGTGGCACTGAGTTCTTCGCTGGCCTGGCCTTGATCATCGGCCTGCTGGTGCGTCCGGCGGCATTGGGTCTGACCTTCCTGTCGCTGGTGGCGATCTTCACCGTACACATCAGCAACGGTCTGTTTATGGCCAATAACGGTTACGAGTTCGCTCTGGCCCTGCTCGGTGGCAGTCTCGCCGTGCTGATCGAAGGCGCCGGCAAGCTTTCGGTGGATCGCGCCATCGCCGGTTAA
- a CDS encoding transglycosylase SLT domain-containing protein, with protein MVRPSVLLLLCGSLLLPMTAAARLPGPLQAVPAAKVPDLAEIRSSRVLRVLVNQSRNSSGEVQGQAIGVEYHRLRAFEQYLNGHARDGQEITLKIIPKAKDQLLGALQRGEGDLVAPGELLELQPGHAVASSEPIASNVPLVLVGIKGERRYTKVEQLSGKTLALPAGSAAGEAVSQLNQKLALHKLAPIKIEWVDPTLAVEDVLEMVQGGIFHLTIVEQPIAERWGKILPKLRFDRQLMISEPGEEYWFVRRDASMLRASIDRFLGGYKKPSNEDVAFLRIYRRLYQVHYPLAKGDRQRLEKLRPTLQKHADAQNMDWLNLAALAFKESRLQPNARSGGGPTGLMQITPSAAQRVGVNNIQNLDANVQAGAKYLAMIRRKFFNSPKLNERERMAFTLAAYNIGPERVQGMRAEARRRGLNPNQWFFQVERIAMEQVGMGPVSYVNSVNKYYLAFDRERESLEPGAQKVVSRK; from the coding sequence ATGGTTCGTCCCTCGGTTTTGCTCCTGTTGTGTGGATCGCTGCTACTGCCGATGACGGCGGCCGCGCGCCTGCCCGGGCCGCTGCAAGCCGTGCCGGCGGCCAAGGTGCCCGACTTGGCCGAGATCCGCAGCAGCCGTGTACTGCGCGTGCTGGTCAACCAGAGCCGCAACAGCTCCGGCGAAGTGCAGGGCCAGGCCATCGGCGTCGAATACCATCGTTTGCGCGCCTTCGAGCAATACCTCAATGGCCACGCCCGTGACGGCCAGGAAATCACCCTCAAGATCATTCCCAAAGCCAAGGATCAATTGCTCGGCGCCTTGCAGCGTGGCGAGGGGGATCTGGTCGCGCCGGGCGAGTTGCTTGAGCTGCAACCGGGCCACGCGGTGGCCAGTAGCGAACCGATCGCCAGCAATGTGCCGCTGGTGTTGGTCGGGATCAAGGGCGAGCGGCGCTACACCAAGGTCGAGCAGCTTTCCGGCAAAACCCTGGCATTGCCCGCCGGCAGCGCAGCGGGGGAGGCGGTCAGTCAGCTCAATCAGAAACTGGCGTTGCACAAACTGGCGCCGATCAAGATCGAATGGGTCGATCCGACCCTGGCGGTCGAAGATGTGCTGGAAATGGTTCAGGGTGGCATTTTCCACCTGACCATCGTCGAGCAACCCATCGCCGAGCGCTGGGGCAAGATCCTGCCGAAGCTGCGTTTTGACCGGCAACTGATGATCAGCGAGCCGGGCGAGGAATACTGGTTCGTGCGCCGCGATGCTTCGATGCTGCGCGCAAGCATTGACCGCTTCCTCGGCGGTTACAAGAAGCCGTCCAACGAAGACGTTGCGTTTCTGCGCATCTATCGCCGTCTCTATCAAGTCCACTATCCATTGGCCAAGGGTGACCGCCAGCGCCTGGAAAAACTGCGTCCGACCCTGCAAAAGCATGCCGACGCGCAGAACATGGACTGGCTCAATCTGGCCGCACTGGCGTTCAAGGAATCACGCCTGCAACCCAACGCGCGCAGCGGCGGTGGCCCGACCGGGCTAATGCAGATCACGCCTTCCGCCGCTCAGCGAGTCGGCGTGAACAACATTCAGAATCTCGATGCGAATGTGCAGGCCGGAGCCAAGTACCTGGCGATGATCCGCCGCAAGTTCTTCAACAGCCCCAAGCTCAATGAGCGCGAACGCATGGCCTTCACGCTGGCGGCCTACAACATCGGCCCCGAGCGCGTGCAGGGCATGCGCGCTGAGGCCCGGCGGCGTGGGCTGAACCCCAATCAGTGGTTCTTCCAGGTTGAGCGCATCGCCATGGAACAGGTAGGAATGGGGCCCGTCAGCTATGTTAATAGCGTGAACAAGTATTACTTGGCGTTCGACCGGGAGCGGGAGTCGTTGGAGCCCGGGGCGCAAAAAGTCGTCTCGCGTAAATGA
- a CDS encoding TatD family hydrolase, translating to MQLIDIGVNLTNPSFADKHQAVLDRAYAAGVCQLVLTGTSVEGSEQALELCQQLDDSGQRLFATAGIHPHSASDWNADSARRLRSLLQENNVVAVGECGLDFNRDFSPRPQQEKVLEEHLAMAVELQMPVFLHERDASQRLLEILKGFRDQLPAAVVHCFTGEQKALFSYLDLDLHIGITGWICDERRGTHLHPLVKEIKRGRLMLESDAPYLLPRTLRPKPKNGRNEPAYLTEVLREVALHRGETEEDLAAHTTACARAFYNLPALPDTP from the coding sequence ATGCAACTCATCGATATCGGCGTCAACCTGACCAATCCCAGTTTCGCCGACAAACACCAGGCCGTGCTCGACCGTGCCTATGCTGCCGGGGTCTGCCAACTGGTGCTGACCGGCACCAGCGTCGAAGGCAGCGAACAGGCGCTGGAGCTGTGCCAGCAACTGGATGACAGCGGTCAGCGGCTGTTCGCCACCGCCGGTATTCACCCGCATTCGGCCAGCGACTGGAACGCCGATAGCGCCCGTCGTTTGCGCAGTCTGCTGCAAGAGAACAACGTCGTCGCCGTGGGTGAATGCGGCCTCGATTTCAACCGTGATTTCTCACCCCGCCCCCAGCAGGAAAAAGTCCTCGAAGAACATCTGGCAATGGCCGTTGAACTGCAAATGCCGGTGTTCCTGCACGAGCGTGATGCCAGCCAGCGCCTGCTGGAAATCCTCAAAGGCTTCCGCGATCAACTGCCTGCCGCTGTGGTGCATTGCTTCACTGGCGAGCAAAAAGCGCTGTTCAGCTATCTCGATCTGGATCTGCACATCGGTATCACCGGCTGGATCTGCGATGAGCGCCGTGGCACGCATTTGCATCCACTGGTGAAAGAGATCAAACGTGGACGCTTGATGCTGGAAAGCGATGCACCTTATTTGCTGCCGCGCACTCTTCGACCGAAGCCGAAGAACGGCCGCAATGAGCCGGCGTATCTGACTGAAGTGCTGCGCGAAGTGGCGCTGCATCGCGGTGAAACCGAGGAAGATCTGGCGGCGCACACCACCGCGTGTGCCCGCGCGTTCTACAACCTCCCCGCCCTTCCTGACACACCATAA